The Pseudodesulfovibrio sp. zrk46 genome contains a region encoding:
- a CDS encoding CDP-glycerol glycerophosphotransferase family protein yields MAKAKVGIVLSDIFSVRNFFFTPLWDELNRAEDYEFVFVTFDDEHEAYVSENGGSHISWQKLGRREGLGQSVKHFLKAPSLAAAGQCARLVFEKINSYMRLLTYKQICYRFNEVAGFSTHRIKKELHKEFDETGVSPLYGWPMPESPSLLALLRKVYQADFWPTAEWIKTLFDDAELDRILIALPQSVTGFDLTREARRRGVPVSVYVNSWDQPTIKGPFPPGIDDFMVWNAQMKEELIRYHGIPGDKVEVVGAAHLDVFADKGLLLPREEFLVHLGLPSNAKFVLYGAYVPSVSPNEPEIIDYLADQFEKGTFGEDVYVIFRPHPVDEGWKTRFAAALNSDRIIGRPSNSYANETGLSDLQELTNLLNHAQFVCTGPSTLTLDSLCFGTPVINVAFDGSEGEGCLGQFYGVTHYVPVMQSGGCKVVKNFDELDAAIFAYVENRDKDMELRVSAKARFCDPFDGSAGNRIYNAMIKGVTLTGEGSHAVKQP; encoded by the coding sequence ATGGCAAAGGCTAAGGTCGGCATTGTCCTTTCGGATATTTTTTCCGTCAGGAACTTCTTTTTTACGCCGCTATGGGATGAGCTCAATCGTGCGGAAGATTACGAATTCGTTTTCGTGACCTTCGATGATGAGCATGAAGCTTATGTCTCGGAAAATGGTGGGAGCCATATTTCGTGGCAGAAGTTGGGGCGGCGTGAAGGGTTGGGCCAGTCCGTTAAGCACTTTCTCAAAGCTCCCAGCCTGGCTGCAGCCGGGCAGTGCGCCCGTCTGGTTTTTGAGAAGATCAATTCGTATATGCGTCTCCTGACGTACAAGCAGATTTGCTACCGTTTCAATGAGGTCGCCGGATTTTCCACTCACCGGATCAAAAAGGAGCTTCATAAGGAGTTCGACGAAACAGGCGTCTCCCCTCTGTATGGCTGGCCCATGCCGGAGAGCCCGTCCCTGTTGGCCTTGCTGCGAAAAGTCTATCAGGCTGACTTCTGGCCCACAGCAGAGTGGATCAAGACGCTGTTCGATGACGCTGAGCTGGATAGAATTCTCATTGCTCTTCCGCAAAGTGTGACTGGTTTTGATTTAACCAGAGAAGCGCGCCGGAGAGGTGTGCCGGTCTCTGTATACGTCAACAGTTGGGACCAGCCCACGATCAAAGGGCCTTTCCCGCCGGGAATTGACGACTTCATGGTGTGGAACGCTCAGATGAAAGAGGAATTGATTCGCTACCACGGGATTCCCGGAGACAAAGTGGAAGTTGTTGGCGCAGCTCATCTTGATGTGTTTGCCGACAAGGGCCTTCTCCTTCCCCGCGAAGAGTTTCTTGTTCACTTAGGTTTGCCGTCCAATGCGAAGTTTGTTTTGTATGGAGCCTATGTACCCAGCGTTTCCCCGAATGAACCTGAGATCATCGATTATCTGGCAGATCAGTTTGAAAAGGGTACGTTTGGGGAAGACGTCTATGTGATATTCCGGCCGCATCCGGTGGATGAAGGGTGGAAGACGCGTTTTGCCGCAGCACTGAATTCTGATCGCATTATCGGTCGTCCTTCAAATTCCTACGCCAATGAGACCGGATTGAGTGATCTCCAGGAACTCACGAACCTGCTGAATCATGCGCAGTTTGTTTGTACGGGCCCCAGCACGTTGACGCTGGACTCACTCTGCTTCGGCACTCCTGTTATCAATGTTGCCTTTGATGGCAGCGAGGGTGAGGGCTGTCTGGGTCAGTTTTACGGGGTGACGCATTACGTACCGGTGATGCAAAGCGGCGGCTGTAAGGTTGTCAAAAATTTTGATGAGTTGGACGCCGCCATTTTTGCGTACGTTGAGAACCGTGACAAGGATATGGAACTCAGGGTTTCTGCAAAGGCAAGGTTTTGTGATCCTTTTGACGGATCGGCCGGCAATAGAATTTATAATGCCATGATCAAGGGTGTGACTTTGACCGGAGAGGGGAGCCATGCGGTTAAGCAGCCTTAA
- a CDS encoding radical SAM protein, with translation MSVLFINPAFRFEPPEQKGGHVLFPFGIGYIASYIRERDHEVGVWDILIEEKGYDDVLRQIRSGILDGYDYIGITAIVTQFSYVKRLIEDIKAHTDVPVMVGGALSTHSHELLLKHTKTDICILGPGEVSTEEILSGANLADVEGIAFRTDDGAIVRTPDRKLPKDLNIFPPPAYDLFDVEFYVTHTGLMDVVRPFYKGLRVAAMITARGCPYSCNFCSKSVHGVGVRDIDSIMEEVDYFVREHKVQAIHFVDELLVITKKRLLEICRRLKPLGLKWDCQARVNLVDEEMLRAMKDAGCVCVGFGIESGSQKILKRMNKQITVEQIRSALSICREINLPVKAQLIYGYPGESLETLDETVNLFKELKCPVRRFSVIKPLPGAELWEEAKQDGHIGLKFTELEYIERLCAYFQDKGIQYNKTELSDEVFFELVGEYELKSITNFLKESIKNPVDFFAHWEISKCYLRHLLWENNNIPQLRFIAYIRQGVRHPDQILPFIVRKVREAFSG, from the coding sequence ATGTCTGTTCTATTTATCAATCCTGCCTTTAGGTTTGAGCCTCCGGAGCAAAAGGGAGGGCATGTCCTGTTCCCGTTCGGGATCGGCTACATCGCGTCTTACATAAGAGAACGTGACCATGAAGTGGGCGTGTGGGATATCCTGATCGAGGAGAAAGGATATGACGACGTTCTGCGGCAGATTCGCTCAGGAATTCTGGATGGCTATGACTACATAGGCATTACTGCAATTGTTACTCAGTTCTCCTATGTCAAACGCCTTATTGAAGACATCAAGGCCCATACCGATGTGCCCGTCATGGTGGGCGGCGCGTTGTCGACGCATTCCCATGAATTGCTTTTGAAGCATACCAAGACAGACATTTGTATCCTTGGTCCCGGCGAAGTTTCGACTGAAGAAATCTTGAGTGGCGCCAATCTGGCGGATGTCGAGGGGATTGCCTTCCGGACGGATGATGGCGCAATCGTTCGGACTCCCGATAGAAAGCTGCCCAAGGATCTGAACATATTTCCCCCGCCCGCCTACGATCTTTTCGATGTCGAATTCTATGTGACCCATACGGGGCTGATGGATGTCGTACGGCCATTTTACAAAGGTCTGAGAGTTGCGGCCATGATCACTGCACGCGGGTGTCCATACTCGTGCAACTTCTGCTCGAAGTCAGTTCACGGAGTGGGAGTACGGGATATTGATTCCATCATGGAAGAGGTCGACTACTTCGTCCGTGAACATAAGGTTCAAGCCATTCACTTCGTTGATGAATTGTTGGTAATAACCAAGAAGCGTCTTCTGGAAATATGCCGACGCTTGAAGCCCCTGGGCTTGAAGTGGGACTGCCAGGCCCGCGTTAATCTCGTGGATGAAGAGATGCTCAGAGCAATGAAAGACGCCGGGTGTGTCTGTGTTGGCTTTGGAATCGAATCAGGCAGCCAGAAAATTCTGAAGCGAATGAACAAGCAGATTACGGTCGAGCAGATAAGGAGTGCTCTCTCCATCTGTCGAGAGATCAATTTGCCGGTCAAAGCGCAGCTGATCTATGGCTACCCCGGTGAAAGCCTAGAAACCCTTGATGAAACGGTTAATCTTTTCAAAGAGTTGAAATGCCCTGTCAGGAGATTCTCTGTAATCAAGCCATTGCCTGGGGCTGAACTATGGGAAGAAGCAAAACAAGATGGCCATATCGGGCTGAAGTTTACTGAACTAGAATACATTGAGAGGCTCTGTGCTTACTTCCAGGACAAGGGTATTCAGTACAACAAAACCGAATTGAGCGATGAGGTCTTCTTTGAGTTGGTCGGTGAATATGAATTGAAGTCCATCACCAATTTCTTGAAAGAGTCGATCAAAAATCCGGTTGATTTTTTTGCTCATTGGGAAATTTCAAAGTGCTACCTTCGTCACCTCTTGTGGGAGAATAACAATATCCCTCAATTGCGATTCATTGCTTATATCAGGCAGGGCGTGCGTCACCCTGATCAGATCTTGCCTTTTATTGTCAGAAAGGTTCGGGAAGCCTTTAGCGGTTAG
- the hisH gene encoding imidazole glycerol phosphate synthase subunit HisH translates to MHNLDVAIIDYGVGNLFSIKHACTYVGLNAGVTNDKQELLNAKVVILPGVGAFGDAMQALKKLDLVEPIHDIVAKGTRLLGICLGQQLLFDESEEFGSHPGLGLIPGVVKYFPVQEIDGRTYKVPQVGWNTIEPPSGGSVESWNSTLLEGVKPGVEMYFVHSCYVAPENPETVLTESQYGDVRFCSACSSGNVTAFQFHPERSGEVGISIYKNLANYIQSEEMK, encoded by the coding sequence ATGCATAACTTGGACGTCGCCATCATTGATTACGGTGTAGGTAATCTGTTCTCCATCAAGCATGCATGCACCTATGTAGGGTTGAATGCAGGCGTGACCAATGACAAGCAGGAACTGCTGAATGCCAAAGTGGTTATCCTGCCAGGAGTCGGAGCTTTCGGTGATGCGATGCAGGCCCTGAAGAAGCTCGATCTGGTGGAACCTATCCATGACATCGTCGCAAAGGGAACCCGCCTGCTGGGAATTTGTCTTGGGCAGCAATTGCTTTTTGATGAGAGTGAAGAATTCGGAAGTCATCCCGGGTTGGGATTGATTCCCGGTGTCGTTAAATATTTCCCTGTGCAGGAGATAGACGGGCGTACATACAAGGTGCCTCAAGTAGGTTGGAATACCATTGAACCTCCCTCTGGTGGGAGTGTCGAGAGTTGGAATTCGACGCTGCTTGAAGGGGTCAAACCCGGTGTGGAAATGTACTTTGTCCACTCTTGCTATGTCGCGCCGGAAAATCCTGAAACGGTGTTGACTGAAAGCCAGTACGGCGATGTCCGTTTTTGTTCTGCCTGCTCTTCAGGCAATGTTACAGCATTTCAATTTCACCCGGAACGAAGCGGTGAGGTTGGAATTTCAATATATAAGAATTTAGCAAATTACATCCAGTCCGAGGAGATGAAATAA
- the neuC gene encoding UDP-N-acetylglucosamine 2-epimerase, which translates to MKKVCVFCGSRANYSSCKPLMKAIQAHPDLSLQVVLGGAAVLQRYGNIEDLIRKDGFEIDAKFHMIVEGETPATMSKSTGLGIIEMTMVLNNLTPDVVLVVGDRFDIMAPAVAATMMNIPLAHTMGGEVSGTIDESIRHAVTKLAHIHFPANEDAKQRIIKLGEPEDMVFNVGCPRMDLVSEILSNHKNGERLCQERFWQENQGLGSGFDIEKEPFLLVSHHPVTTEYGSNRQQVESVLYALEELQMPVIMIWPNVDAGSDEVSKGIRTFRENRKPEWLNLFINLPVDVYTKLMDLCACMVGNSSSALREGAFVGVPAVNVGTRQNSRVHGDNVIYCAADKDEIVTTIKKQLEHGKYDRSTIYGAGDSGQKIASILSELESVSVQKLICY; encoded by the coding sequence GTGAAAAAAGTATGTGTATTTTGTGGTAGTCGAGCTAATTATTCGAGCTGCAAACCGTTGATGAAGGCCATTCAGGCTCACCCCGATCTTTCTCTTCAAGTCGTTCTTGGTGGGGCCGCAGTGCTTCAGCGTTACGGCAATATCGAGGACCTCATTCGCAAAGATGGTTTTGAGATCGATGCCAAGTTCCACATGATCGTCGAGGGTGAAACCCCTGCTACCATGTCCAAGTCCACAGGTCTGGGCATCATCGAAATGACCATGGTTCTGAACAACCTGACTCCGGACGTTGTGCTGGTTGTCGGTGATCGCTTCGACATTATGGCTCCTGCGGTTGCTGCGACCATGATGAATATTCCCCTTGCTCATACCATGGGCGGCGAGGTGTCCGGTACCATTGATGAAAGCATCCGCCACGCAGTGACCAAGCTGGCTCACATCCACTTCCCGGCCAACGAAGACGCCAAGCAGCGCATCATCAAGTTGGGTGAACCTGAAGATATGGTTTTTAACGTCGGCTGCCCGCGTATGGATCTGGTTAGTGAGATTCTGTCGAATCACAAGAACGGCGAGCGTCTGTGCCAGGAGCGTTTCTGGCAGGAGAACCAGGGCCTTGGTTCCGGGTTCGACATCGAGAAAGAACCTTTCCTTCTCGTTTCCCACCATCCGGTTACCACCGAATACGGTTCCAACCGTCAGCAGGTGGAAAGCGTACTGTATGCTCTTGAAGAGCTGCAGATGCCCGTCATCATGATCTGGCCCAACGTAGACGCCGGTTCTGACGAAGTCTCGAAAGGTATCAGAACATTCCGTGAAAACAGAAAACCGGAATGGCTCAACCTGTTCATCAACCTGCCGGTCGATGTTTATACGAAGCTGATGGACCTGTGTGCCTGTATGGTTGGTAACTCCAGTAGTGCTTTGCGCGAAGGCGCTTTCGTCGGCGTGCCCGCGGTTAACGTTGGTACTCGTCAGAATAGCAGGGTGCATGGCGATAACGTCATCTACTGTGCTGCGGACAAGGATGAAATTGTCACAACTATCAAGAAGCAGCTGGAACACGGAAAGTATGACAGAAGCACGATCTACGGTGCTGGAGATTCCGGTCAGAAGATCGCGTCCATTCTCTCTGAATTGGAATCCGTTTCTGTTCAGAAACTCATCTGCTATTAA
- a CDS encoding N-acetyl sugar amidotransferase, which yields MSKTLFGLPEEVRFCKKCVMSNQRPSSYPEFKHTKDRITPTLHIDEEGVCDACRYNEQKKVDIDWEAREQKLIKLCDEHRRSDGGYDCIVPGSGGKDSALAAHVLKYKYGMNPLTVTWPPIMYTDYGYKNFRNWVEVGGFDNITFNQNGRAHKLLTKLAIENLLHPFQTFILGQKNLAPKLALDYNIPLIFYGEPEAEYGNPIAETSTSLRDKSYYSMKNIDDLYLGGVSIKELMEVHGLRLNELSAYFPAEADKLAKSNIEVHYLGYYVPWTPQEAYYYAVENTGFSARPFRTQGTYSKYNSIDDKVDDLHYYTTYVKFGIGRTTYDASQEIRNKHLTREEGVALVKKYDGEFPDKYFAELMDFLEMDPDYFHELCDRNRSPHLWEKVNGEWELKHKVWEE from the coding sequence ATGTCCAAAACTCTTTTTGGTCTTCCGGAAGAAGTGCGCTTTTGCAAAAAATGCGTCATGTCCAACCAGAGGCCGTCTTCGTATCCCGAGTTCAAGCATACCAAAGATCGAATCACCCCGACTCTGCACATCGACGAAGAAGGTGTGTGCGATGCCTGTCGCTACAACGAGCAGAAGAAAGTTGATATCGATTGGGAAGCTCGTGAACAGAAGCTCATCAAGCTGTGTGATGAACACCGTAGGTCTGATGGCGGCTATGACTGCATCGTTCCCGGCAGTGGTGGCAAGGATAGCGCCTTGGCCGCTCATGTACTCAAGTACAAATACGGAATGAATCCGTTGACCGTGACCTGGCCTCCCATCATGTATACTGACTACGGTTACAAGAATTTCCGTAATTGGGTCGAGGTCGGTGGTTTTGACAACATTACGTTCAATCAGAATGGCCGCGCGCATAAGCTGCTGACCAAGCTTGCCATCGAGAATCTTCTCCACCCGTTCCAGACCTTCATTCTCGGTCAGAAGAACCTGGCTCCCAAGCTCGCCCTTGATTACAACATCCCTCTCATTTTCTACGGAGAGCCCGAGGCTGAGTACGGTAACCCCATTGCAGAGACGTCAACCTCTCTTCGTGACAAGTCCTACTACAGCATGAAGAACATCGATGACCTCTACCTTGGTGGCGTGTCCATCAAAGAACTGATGGAAGTCCATGGGCTTCGCTTGAACGAACTGTCCGCATACTTCCCCGCGGAAGCTGACAAGCTGGCCAAATCCAACATTGAGGTGCACTACCTCGGCTACTATGTGCCGTGGACTCCTCAGGAAGCATACTACTACGCAGTAGAAAATACCGGTTTCTCTGCACGTCCCTTCCGTACGCAGGGCACTTACAGCAAATACAACAGCATCGACGACAAGGTCGACGATCTGCACTACTACACTACCTACGTGAAGTTCGGTATCGGACGAACCACTTACGATGCCTCCCAGGAGATCAGGAACAAGCACCTGACCAGGGAAGAAGGCGTGGCCCTCGTAAAGAAGTATGATGGTGAATTCCCTGACAAGTACTTCGCTGAACTGATGGACTTCCTTGAGATGGATCCTGACTACTTCCATGAACTGTGCGACCGCAACCGTTCTCCCCACCTTTGGGAAAAGGTGAACGGCGAGTGGGAATTGAAGCATAAGGTTTGGGAAGAGTAG
- a CDS encoding acylneuraminate cytidylyltransferase family protein, with protein sequence MKILGLIVARGGSKGIPGKNIALVGGKPMIAHSAEAAKGCKHIDRVIVSSDAQDIIDAATAAGAEAPFVRPAELAEDNTPALPVIEHAVKWMQEQEGYNPDAIVLLQATSPLRTSRHLDEALELFMASDADSLVSVVEVEHNVSPASAMVREGDEVKPFMPRDELREMRQNKPVFFARNGAVYAFRTKCLQEKHSIYGDKTICYEMSRQDSVDVDEPFDLELCNWLISKRSEG encoded by the coding sequence ATGAAAATTCTTGGTCTTATCGTTGCCCGTGGAGGCTCCAAAGGGATTCCCGGGAAGAATATAGCATTGGTGGGCGGCAAGCCCATGATTGCCCACTCTGCTGAAGCCGCAAAAGGCTGCAAGCACATTGACCGGGTGATCGTGTCTTCGGACGCCCAGGACATCATTGATGCTGCCACGGCTGCTGGCGCCGAGGCCCCGTTTGTGAGGCCCGCAGAGCTGGCAGAAGATAATACCCCGGCACTGCCTGTCATTGAGCATGCCGTGAAGTGGATGCAGGAGCAGGAGGGCTACAATCCGGATGCCATCGTGCTGCTGCAGGCAACTTCACCCCTGCGCACTTCCAGGCATTTGGACGAGGCGCTGGAATTGTTCATGGCATCGGATGCAGATTCTCTCGTAAGTGTCGTTGAGGTTGAGCACAATGTCAGCCCTGCATCTGCAATGGTGAGGGAAGGCGACGAAGTGAAGCCGTTCATGCCTCGTGATGAGCTTCGTGAAATGCGTCAGAACAAGCCGGTATTTTTTGCCCGAAATGGGGCGGTATATGCGTTTAGAACAAAATGCTTACAAGAGAAGCACAGTATATATGGTGACAAGACCATTTGCTATGAGATGAGCCGACAGGATTCGGTCGATGTGGATGAGCCTTTTGATCTTGAACTGTGTAACTGGTTGATCTCAAAGCGTAGTGAGGGATAA
- a CDS encoding N-acetylneuraminate synthase family protein: MQHTEIIAEIGNTHEGSLGLAKAFIKAAADCGVDRVKFQTHIFDAESLPDAPNPPYFKDETRKEYFDRTGFSLENWRELKRYSEEECGVGFMSSPFSLEAVDLLEAIEVDSYKVASGEVSNTPLLEKLAQTGKKIYLSSGMSSWDEIDEAVEILKKGGGEVLMMQCTSDYPCKPENAGLGLLKEMAKRYQLPVGFSDHTLGLAVPIAAVAAGACVVEKHFTLSKVMYGPDAQFSVTPEEMTALVKAIRDVEKALASEVNKDEKAAQLSTMKTTFEKSIVSVTEIPAGTVIGPEHLGYKKPGLGIPAAQFRKVIGKVAAVDIENNIRLSWDMLESEK; the protein is encoded by the coding sequence ATGCAACATACAGAAATCATTGCTGAGATTGGCAACACTCATGAAGGCTCTCTTGGATTGGCCAAAGCCTTTATCAAGGCTGCTGCTGATTGCGGTGTCGACAGAGTCAAGTTCCAGACCCACATCTTTGATGCTGAGAGTTTGCCGGATGCTCCGAATCCACCGTATTTCAAGGACGAAACTCGAAAAGAATACTTCGACCGGACCGGGTTCTCTCTGGAAAACTGGCGAGAGCTGAAGCGCTACTCGGAAGAGGAATGCGGCGTGGGTTTCATGTCTTCCCCCTTTTCTCTTGAGGCAGTTGATCTGCTTGAGGCCATCGAAGTCGATTCTTACAAGGTTGCATCAGGCGAAGTTTCCAATACTCCTTTACTTGAGAAATTGGCCCAGACTGGGAAGAAAATTTATCTGTCGAGTGGCATGAGTTCCTGGGATGAGATCGACGAAGCCGTGGAAATCCTGAAAAAGGGTGGCGGCGAGGTCCTGATGATGCAGTGCACTTCCGACTATCCCTGCAAGCCAGAGAATGCTGGACTGGGGCTACTCAAAGAGATGGCCAAACGCTACCAGTTGCCTGTTGGCTTTTCAGATCACACCCTCGGCCTTGCAGTGCCTATTGCAGCTGTTGCAGCCGGTGCCTGTGTGGTGGAGAAACACTTTACCTTGAGCAAGGTCATGTATGGCCCTGATGCTCAGTTCTCCGTCACTCCTGAGGAGATGACCGCCTTGGTCAAGGCCATCAGGGATGTGGAGAAAGCCTTGGCGTCTGAGGTCAACAAAGATGAGAAGGCTGCTCAGCTGTCGACCATGAAGACCACGTTTGAAAAGAGCATAGTCTCTGTTACGGAGATTCCGGCAGGAACAGTTATCGGACCTGAGCATCTTGGATACAAAAAGCCTGGCCTGGGCATCCCGGCGGCACAGTTTCGGAAGGTTATCGGCAAAGTAGCCGCTGTAGATATCGAAAACAATATCCGCCTGTCTTGGGATATGCTTGAATCGGAGAAATAA
- a CDS encoding glycosyltransferase family 4 protein has protein sequence MLIANWLAEHGHQVVLMTLSGDESPVAYELSSLIHFRRLGCRGNSSGITAAVSNNWLRIRTIRKALQEETPEVVLSFVEQTNVLVALAAVGLDIRCVVGERNDPVLYEIGRMWRLLRKIAYLLTDKVVVQAPYFIKSFSGAIRKKTVAIPNPVLPMVSDDGADRGHSIVAAGRLDAQKGFDLLLEAFQRVSSFEPEWTLKIFGEGHARGELEEMVESYGLQERVSLPGHTTELDKEMAQAGIFVLSSRFEGFPNVLAEAMASGVPVVATRCHGAELLIEEDRNGLLCPLDDAGALGDKLLQLMRDDALRTRLSGAARNVTSQFGLDSIMEEWLNVLSAKSGAVAG, from the coding sequence GTGCTCATAGCCAATTGGTTGGCTGAGCACGGGCACCAGGTTGTTTTGATGACTCTCTCAGGGGATGAGAGCCCTGTCGCATATGAGTTGTCGTCACTGATTCATTTTCGGCGTCTTGGTTGCAGGGGGAATTCTTCTGGAATTACCGCTGCTGTCAGCAACAACTGGTTGCGGATTCGAACCATAAGAAAGGCGCTTCAGGAAGAGACTCCGGAAGTGGTGTTGTCATTTGTTGAGCAGACCAATGTTCTTGTTGCTTTGGCTGCCGTCGGTCTTGATATCCGATGTGTGGTTGGAGAGCGCAATGACCCCGTTTTATACGAGATTGGAAGAATGTGGCGTTTGCTTCGAAAAATTGCGTACTTGCTGACAGATAAGGTGGTCGTTCAGGCTCCCTATTTTATCAAGTCTTTCTCTGGAGCTATTAGAAAGAAGACGGTGGCGATACCCAATCCTGTGTTACCCATGGTGAGCGACGACGGGGCGGATCGAGGACACTCCATTGTGGCCGCAGGGAGACTGGACGCACAAAAGGGCTTTGATCTGTTGCTTGAAGCTTTTCAGCGGGTAAGCTCTTTTGAGCCCGAGTGGACATTGAAAATATTTGGTGAAGGGCATGCGCGAGGCGAACTGGAGGAGATGGTCGAGTCGTATGGCTTGCAAGAGAGGGTGTCCCTTCCTGGACATACGACAGAGTTGGACAAGGAAATGGCTCAAGCCGGAATCTTTGTCCTGTCTTCTCGTTTTGAAGGATTTCCGAATGTGCTCGCAGAGGCCATGGCCAGTGGCGTTCCTGTTGTCGCTACTCGTTGCCATGGTGCCGAATTATTGATCGAAGAAGATCGTAACGGACTGTTGTGTCCGTTGGATGATGCTGGCGCCCTTGGAGACAAGTTGTTGCAGTTGATGCGTGATGACGCTTTGAGAACACGCTTGTCTGGCGCGGCGCGAAACGTTACCTCGCAGTTTGGCTTGGATTCGATTATGGAAGAGTGGCTCAACGTCTTAAGTGCGAAGAGCGGTGCGGTAGCCGGTTAA
- a CDS encoding DapH/DapD/GlmU-related protein — protein sequence MDILSDVEISCFKNMHMGEAVTVERRCSLFCANAELRIGDDVYLNKNVQLGSDGGGKVVVGSHVMFGPNTVVVTAIHNNDRLDIPMRRQGMTYDSVIIEDDVWIGANVVVLPGVTIGQGAIIGAGSVVTSDVEAFSVVGGVPAKLIRKRG from the coding sequence ATGGATATTCTTTCGGATGTCGAAATCTCCTGCTTTAAGAACATGCACATGGGCGAAGCCGTTACTGTTGAGCGTCGTTGCTCGCTGTTTTGCGCCAATGCTGAGCTTCGCATTGGCGATGATGTTTATCTCAACAAGAATGTCCAATTGGGGTCAGACGGTGGCGGCAAAGTTGTAGTTGGCTCCCATGTCATGTTCGGCCCGAACACTGTGGTCGTGACGGCTATCCACAATAATGATCGCCTTGATATTCCCATGCGGCGACAGGGCATGACTTATGATTCTGTCATTATCGAAGATGATGTGTGGATCGGGGCCAATGTCGTTGTGCTGCCTGGTGTAACCATCGGGCAAGGGGCCATCATTGGGGCCGGATCTGTAGTGACCTCTGACGTGGAAGCGTTTTCTGTCGTCGGAGGAGTTCCTGCCAAGCTTATCCGTAAGCGAGGATAG
- a CDS encoding class I SAM-dependent methyltransferase: protein MKIDYKDEIEYQNIDINQLRPNKSYDYLIENRNASLKDVLEDEEKLNEFLIERDCPCCRSGDYSFLYSKDNLKIVQCNECDIVYVNPVFDDDKYQEIYRSEDYQKIVKRLGEDSHLYRKQRFGAERVSVIDKFHDPKLPKTLFEVGCSTGFVIEEAIERGWTATGVELNPSAAAFAQERGLPVVSAPVEEFEADEPFSAVAMYDVLEHLINPMELLNNVVSMMQKGGALYIYVPNYNSASRQLLGNDNSHFIWPTHHLTYFTPDTLKGFLERAGLEVFHWETQGLDLNDWMWFLDEKTDHNTDLVKENLETLQFYINAAGHGKNLRMYARKV, encoded by the coding sequence ATGAAAATCGATTACAAAGACGAAATCGAATACCAGAATATTGACATCAATCAGCTTCGACCGAACAAGTCGTATGACTACTTGATTGAGAATCGCAATGCCTCTCTCAAGGATGTCCTCGAAGATGAGGAAAAACTGAATGAATTCCTGATCGAACGCGATTGTCCATGCTGCCGTTCAGGTGATTATTCTTTCCTCTACAGCAAGGATAACTTGAAGATCGTTCAGTGCAACGAGTGCGATATCGTCTACGTTAACCCCGTTTTCGATGATGACAAATATCAAGAGATTTATCGCAGCGAAGACTACCAGAAAATAGTCAAACGCCTGGGTGAAGACAGCCATCTGTATAGGAAGCAGCGGTTTGGTGCTGAGCGTGTCTCCGTCATTGACAAGTTCCATGACCCTAAACTCCCAAAGACGCTGTTTGAGGTCGGTTGCTCGACTGGTTTCGTGATCGAGGAGGCTATTGAGCGCGGATGGACTGCCACGGGTGTGGAACTGAATCCCTCAGCAGCTGCATTCGCACAGGAGCGGGGGCTTCCGGTCGTGAGCGCCCCCGTGGAAGAGTTTGAAGCTGATGAGCCGTTCTCTGCGGTGGCCATGTATGATGTTTTGGAGCACCTCATCAATCCGATGGAGCTGCTTAACAACGTCGTGTCCATGATGCAGAAGGGGGGCGCGTTGTACATCTATGTTCCCAACTACAACAGCGCCTCCAGGCAGTTGTTGGGTAATGATAATTCACACTTCATCTGGCCGACTCACCACCTGACTTACTTCACTCCTGATACGTTGAAAGGCTTCCTCGAAAGAGCTGGTCTTGAGGTGTTTCATTGGGAAACGCAGGGGCTGGATCTTAATGACTGGATGTGGTTCCTCGATGAGAAGACCGACCACAATACCGACCTTGTAAAAGAGAATCTCGAGACGTTGCAGTTTTACATTAATGCCGCTGGTCATGGTAAGAACCTGCGGATGTATGCACGTAAAGTGTAA